The DNA window ACGATGGTGCCCGACGCAGCGTCGAACTGGCCATGCGCGATGCCGTAGATGCCGTGCTTGATGGTGAAGGTCACCCAGCTGTGCTGGCCGTCGATCTCGTAAACGTCGGCATGGGCGGCCGACGCCATTGCAGAGGCGCCGATGAAGGCAAGGGCGGCGATCAGTTTTCTTGTCATCACATATCTCTCCCGGTTGTTCGAAGGTTGGTTGTCGCTATTGGCTCAGGAAAAGCCGAGTGCTGCCCCATGCGGCGCCCAGACGATCGCCACGAGCACAGCCAGCATCGCCGGTATGGCGATCAGGAGACCGGCAACCAGCGGCCGCAACGGCCGGCTGCCGGGAAGCAGGATTTGCAGCGGGCCAGGCAGAAACGCTGCCACGAGCAACGGCATAGGCGAAAGCACCAGCGCGACGGGGTTGGCCTTCGGCGCCAGCAGAGCGACCTGAATGAGAGCCGTGCCAGCGGCGAAGAGAACGAGGAATTCGACGCCCTTGCCCCAGCCGGCTGCGTTGCGGCCGCGCAGCAGCGCGATGTATTCGACAAGGCACCAGCCGCCAATCAGCGCAGCGAGCGAGCCGAGCAACTGGCCAACGACGATCGAGGCGCCGAGCACCGAGATGAAAGCGCCGGCGAGCGACAGAGCGAGCGCAGCGGCCGGCACAAGGAACGGCCGCTCGGCTGGCGGCGACGGCTCGGTCCGCATCGCCATCAGCGCCACCGCACCGGCCGCCGTCAGCAGGCCGACGACGATTGCCGCAGCCATTTGCAGATCCAGGGGACCGGCAAGGATGCGCCGCCAGCCGAGCCATGCGACGGCCACGACGATGGCAAAGGCAGCGAACACGCCGGCCCTTGGGCCGTTCAGCAAGCGCCCGAACAGCAGCCCGATGACAATGCCGGCGACCGCGAGATAGACCAGCTTCTGGCTGGCGGCAATTGGTGGAAAGGCCGGCGCGCCGACCGTATCCCAGTACAGGAACAGCACCGCCGCGCCTGCGATCAGCGTGGCAATGACTGATGCTCCCGGGAGGACGAATTTCGCCAACAACACCAACACAATGCCGAGCAGCAAGGGCAGCGCAGCCGTGGTGACCATCGGATTGCCCAGAAACGCGCTCAACCGCTGCAACCCTCCGACGTCGTTCTAGTCGAACCAGCGGTCCGATCTCGTTCTTCATCTTGATTGGAGGAATGCCGGCCGTCTTGTCCGAGCGGGAACTTTGTTTTGACTGAGCGCGCACTCGTGTCGTCAACAGCTTGAACGGTTCCGTCCCGCTCCATATCGCTTCAGACATGTTCATCATCAGTCGAGGAGGATGGCGTGAACGAAAGAACTGTGCCGCCGATCAGTGCTGCTGCCGCCGCTTTCCTGGCCCGCTCACATCGTCCGTTCATCAATGGGCGTTTCGTGGAAGGCCTTGCAGGTGACGGACTCGCCGTTGACGATTCCGCATCCGGCGAGATTGTCGCCCGCGTCCCCGAAAGCGGTCCGGAGCTCGTCGACCAGGCGGTGCGCGCGGCGCGTGCGGCGCTTGAGGGACCGTGGGCGTCGATGCGGCCGGTCGACCGCCAGAACCTGATGCTGAAATTGGCCGACGCGGTCGAGGCCGATGCTGACCTGCTGGCCGAGATCGAAAGCATCGAGAACGGCAAGTCGCTCGGCGTTGCCCGCATGCTGAGCGTCGGCGGCACGGTCGACTGGCTGCGCTACTATGCCGGTTGGGCGACCAAGATCGAGGGCTCGACCTTTCAGGTTTCCATCCCCGTGCCACCGGGTGCAAAACACCATGCGATGACGGTGATGGAGCCGGTCGGCGTCGTCGGCGCCATCGTGCCGTGGAATTTTCCATTGCTGATCGGCATGTGGAAGATCGCGCCTGCGCTGGCCTGCGGCTGCACGGTGGTGCTGAAGCCGCCGCAGGAAACGCCGCTTGGCCTGCTCAGGCTCGCCAAACTCATCGAAGCGGTCGGCTTCCCGCCCGGCGTTGTCAACATCGTCACCGGCAGCGGTGCGGTCACCGGCGAAGCGCTGATCCGCCACCCCGGCATCGACAAGCTGACCTTCACCGGATCGACGGAGGTCGGCAAGCGCGTCGGCCATGCCGCGGTCGACCGCGTAGCGCGCTTTACGCTGGAGCTTGGCTCGAAATCGCCGATGATACTGCTGGCCGACATGGAGGAAGGCGTCGAGCCGCTGATCGCCGGGCTCGGCATGTTCTTCAACCAGGGCCAGGTCTGCACCTCGGCCTCAAGGCTGTT is part of the Mesorhizobium loti genome and encodes:
- a CDS encoding aldehyde dehydrogenase family protein; this encodes MPPISAAAAAFLARSHRPFINGRFVEGLAGDGLAVDDSASGEIVARVPESGPELVDQAVRAARAALEGPWASMRPVDRQNLMLKLADAVEADADLLAEIESIENGKSLGVARMLSVGGTVDWLRYYAGWATKIEGSTFQVSIPVPPGAKHHAMTVMEPVGVVGAIVPWNFPLLIGMWKIAPALACGCTVVLKPPQETPLGLLRLAKLIEAVGFPPGVVNIVTGSGAVTGEALIRHPGIDKLTFTGSTEVGKRVGHAAVDRVARFTLELGSKSPMILLADMEEGVEPLIAGLGMFFNQGQVCTSASRLLIEKSIYDRTLARLAEIADGMTLGSGRDAEAQINPLVSAKHRKSVEGFVERSLAAGGERVSGARPVPGKGHYVAPTILHNVRPDMEIVREEVFGPVVAAMPVADLDEAIRVANDTRYGLSASIWTRDMGKAMTAVHGLKAGTVWANSHNTLDPNAPFGGFKQSGIGREHGRAAIDGYLEMKTVIMRYA